In the genome of Acidaminococcales bacterium, the window GGCATTATTTTTGCCGCGGCCGGCTTTGCGCTGGCTTTTTCCCGGCAGCTTGCCGATTTGGCCGATGCGCCCGCCGCCGGCGCGGACAGGGGCAATTTACTGACAGGCATTGGCTGCGCGTTTGTTCTGGCGGGCTTGGGTTGCGGCATCTTGGCCGTTCGCGGTTTGTTGCGATCCCTGACGGCTATTTTCCTGTCTGGCTATGACGACAGTTTTATTGACTTGGTATTCTTGAAGCGGCGCCTGGTCAAAGGAGCCGCCGTTACAGTAATCGGCGGCGGTACCGGCCTGTCCACGCTTTTGCGCGTCATTAAGCAGATAACGAGCAATTGCAAGGCAGTCGTGGCGGTAACCGACGACGGCGGCTCCTCCGGCCGGCTGCGCGAAGAATTCGGCATAATACCGATGGGGGACTTGCGCAGTTGCATAACGGCGCTCGCCGACGCGGAACCGTTGATGTCAAAGCTCATGCAATATCGGTTCAAGGAAGGGAACCATTTTTCCGGGCATAGTTTCGGCAATCTGTTCATAACCGCTATGGCGGCCATTGTCGGCGATATGGAGACCGCCTTGGACGCGACCGGCAACATCTTGAAGGTGCGCGGCAGCGTTTTTCCCGCCACTTTGGAAAATGTGCGGCTGGCGGCGCTGATGGACGACGGCGAATTGATTGAGGGGGAAACCAAAATCGCCGCCGCCGGCAAAAAAATCAAACGGCTCATACTCGTGCCCGAACGCCCGGCGGCGGCAAAGAGCGCGGTCGAGGCCATTATGGGCGCCGACATGCTGGTGGTGGGGCCCGGCAGCTTGTATACCAGCATAATAACCAACCTGCTG includes:
- a CDS encoding YvcK family protein, whose translation is MSFLKWLYPGINIKRWIVLLLLGIIFAAAGFALAFSRQLADLADAPAAGADRGNLLTGIGCAFVLAGLGCGILAVRGLLRSLTAIFLSGYDDSFIDLVFLKRRLVKGAAVTVIGGGTGLSTLLRVIKQITSNCKAVVAVTDDGGSSGRLREEFGIIPMGDLRSCITALADAEPLMSKLMQYRFKEGNHFSGHSFGNLFITAMAAIVGDMETALDATGNILKVRGSVFPATLENVRLAALMDDGELIEGETKIAAAGKKIKRLILVPERPAAAKSAVEAIMGADMLVVGPGSLYTSIITNLLIPEIKEAVLKSKAVKVYVCNVMTQPGETDGYSSYDHVKAIYDHVGEYFFDFIVVNKQEVGTELLEKYARKGAYPVKNENGMIMAMGASVIEANLISEDNLVRHEPAQLAKTLIALIYRLHLSGKGSRLLDYYFVKDSLRKLKKVLEGE